TGCTTGGAGTCCGGTAGCTGATCGACCACGTGGGCGAGCATCCGCAACGGTTCGCCGCGATGCTCCGCGGGCAGGCGTTCAGTTTCGTTGGAAATTCGGTCGAACGCTGGCGGCCGTTCGGCTTCCGGTAGCGCCCTAATCTCAAAGGCGAGGGAATCCAAGAGCCGGCTGCGAGGTTCGGCGGGCAACGCTCGACTCTGAATGAAAATCCGGTCGAACATCGGCTGCTGCTCGATGGCGGGCAACGCCCGAAGACTGTCTGCGAGCGCAATCAAGGGTTCGGCGCGGTGTTCGGTGCGCAGTCGCGTGAGTTGGGCGAGGATGCGATTGCACATCGGCAGCCGCCCGGCATCCGAGAACTGTCCTATCTCGCGTGCGAGTGCGGCCAAGGGCTTACTGCGATGTTCGATGGGGAGTTGCTCGATCTGACCTAAGATGCGGACCGACGCCGGCAGGCGATGGGCACTCGGGAGCGACTCCATCTCTCTTGCGAGCGCAGCCAAGGGCGAACTGCGATGCTCGGGAGGCAGTTGTTCTGTTTGAGCGAAGACATGATCGAATGTCTGCAACCGCTTGCCTGCCGGGAGCGATCCTATGTGGCGGGCGAGTTCCTTCAAGGGCTGACTGCGATCCTCGACCGGCAACTGCTCGACCTGACCGAGGAGACGGTTGGATGCCGGTAGCCGCTGGCCGTTCGGAAGCCACCCTATCGTGTATGCCAACTCATCCAAGGGTTGGCTGCGATGGTCAAGGGGCAGTTGCTCGATGTGGGCGGCGATGCTGTCGAACGCCCGACTGCGCTTGGATTCCGGCAACTCGACGATCCGCTTCGACAGGAGCGTCAGGAGATCGCGCCGCAAGGGAGCACGCTCAATCAGGGCGATCTGCGCAAGCAGTTCGTCGAACTGTTTTGGCGTGCTTATCTGGTCGACGCGTGCTTCGAGCGCGACGGCATCTTCCTTTTGAGGCGCATTGACTCGTACCCGCGGGTGGATATGGGCTGACGCCAATCGACCTCTCACTACATTAACGAGACCGCTCAAACGCCCAGCGCTTGCGTCGCCGCCGGAAGGAGCGAGCGGCCGACGCGGCGGAACGGGCGAGGCGGATCCGGGGGGGCCGGGCGGGATGGCGTCACTAGGATTGATCGGCGGGATATCCATTTTCGTTTGGCCAAAGTTTCATTGCGTCATTCGGACCGTAGCGCGCGCGGATGGGGTTCGCCTTCTGTCAACACGAAGCCTTGTGCCTCAAGCCGCAGAAATGGTTTCGGGCGTCATTTCCCCTGTTATTTCCCCTGTTTGTTGGTTGGGGGCACTTGCGATTTGCCGCAAGGAAGGCTGCATGCCAAGGGCGCCGTCGACGCGGAAAGCGTCCGAAACCAAGCGGACAGGCGTCGCTCGTGTTCACTTCTCGGTGATCCTGCGTACTCGAGCCGATCGCCGATCGTACCTACAGCGGCGAGTTCAAAGTTCGGATTCCGCCGCAGGCGCATCGCGCGTTGGTGATACAGGCGGCCGAGCAAGGGGCTAGCTTGAATCGCCTAGCGAGCGCGAAGCTCTGCGCTTGACCTCGTTGCCAGTCCCTACGCGTCGTCGCTGTTTGAGCCTGATTCGCGAGCGCTTGCGATTCTCGGAAAGACGGACAACCGGTGTTTATGTCACGCGATGCCCGAGTTCCGCCAACCGGATTTTTGCCATGCGCCGGTCTGTGATCGATCGAAGGAACGAGAGGCTGCTCGCGAGTGCCGCCAGAGGGGCGTTGCTGTGCTCGGCGGGCAATTGCGCAGCCTGATCCGAGATGTCGTCGAATGCCGGCAATTGTTCGGCGCGCGGCAATCTATCGAGTTCGTGGGTGAGTATGGTCAGAACGCGGCTACGATCCTGCGCGGGAAGTGACTCGGCCTGATTCAAAATGCGACGAAATGCCGGCAGATGTCCGGCGCCCGGCAGCAACGTGATCCTGTTTGCGAGCGCGGCCAAGAGCGGGCCGCGGAGATTGGCCGGCAGTCGTTCGGCCTGACCCGCGAGCGCGTTGAACGCCGGCACCCGCTCGGGGTCCAGTTGCGCCCCGATCACATCGGCGAGCGCTCGGAGGGGCTCGCCGCGTTGTTGCTCGGGCAGGTCGCTAGCCGCGTTAAAAGCGTCGTCGAACGCCTGCATCCGCTCAGGGGGCGCCAGCGATCCGATCGCATCGGCGAGTGTTCCTACGAGCTTGGCCCGATGCGCCTCAGGCAGGTCCCTAGCCGCGCGAACAATGCGGCCGAGCGCCGGTTGCTGTTCGTCGGCCGGTAGCTCTCCGACCGCAAAGGCAAGCGTTCCCAAGAGTTGGCCGTGACGTTCGGCGGGCAACGATCTGGCCTGATTGAAAATGCGATCGAATGCCGATAGCCGCTCGGCGATCGGCCGCCCCCCGATGCTGTCTGCGAGCGCGGCCAAGGGTTCGCCGCGATGCTCAGCGCGCAGTTGTCCAACCTCAGCGAGGACACGGTTGAACGTGGGTTGCTGGTGAGCATACGGGAGCCAATCTATCTCGCGTGCGAGCGCGGCCAAGGGCTGACTGCGATATTCGATAGGCAATTGCTCCATCCGAGCGAAGACGCGGCCGATCGCCGGCGGGCGGTGCGCATCCTGGAGCCGCTTTATTTCCCTTGCGAGCGTGGTCAAGGGTTCGCTGTGATGGTCAACCGGCAGTCGTCCGATTTGGTCGAGGGCGCGGTTGAATGTCGGCAGCAGCCGGAAATGCGAGAGATGCTCCATCCCGCTCAGGAGTTCGGCCAAGGGCTGACTGCGATGGTCAACGGGTAGCCGCGCGATTTGATCGAGCACGCTGTCGAACGCGTCCGTTCGCGTGGAGGCCGGCAGTTTGGCGATTCGGTTCGATAGCGATGCCAAGAGATCACGCCGCGAGGGGACATCCTTGGTTCGGCTGATCTGCTGCAGCACCGCGTCGAATTCCGCGGGAGTGCTTACCTGGCCTACTTGCGCTTCGAGCGCGGCAGCGCCTCCCCGAGAAACGTCGGCTCGCACCCGCGGGCGGGTACGAGTTCCGATACCCATGAGATCGTTCAGACACCCAGGGTTTTGATTACCGCTGGAAGGGTCGGCCGACTTAGGCGACGAAGACGAAGAGGATTCGGAAGCGCCCGGCGAGATGGCATCGGCATTATTCGAATCGATCCGCGAATCACCCATCTTCGTCTCACCAAGGCTTCGTTTCCGAATTCGGACCGTAGCCCATGATGAGGGTGTTTGCCTTCCGTCAACGCGAAGGCGCGTGGGTCAGGCCGCAGAAACGTTGGCTTTGTCGCGAGCGACGTGCTCGCCTTCCAATTGCGACAGGTGCCGCAGCAGTTTCGTGACCACGACGACAACCGTGACGGCGAGAATCACGAAGAACACCGCGAGCGGCAGCAGCGTGCGCACCGAGACGAAGCCGGCCAGCCCCATCATCGCCGAGGAGACGAGTAGCAGCGCGCAGCCGAGAATCGCACTCGTCAAGCCCGCGATATGGGGGAACAGCGAATTGCCCTTGGCCATCAGCGTGGGATACATCGTGCCGGCGCAAAGACCCATCACGAGCACCGGCGTAGCGAGCGTCCATACGCGCAGGCCGATCGTCGACGCGAGCACGAGCATCGTGATCGACGCCACCACCATCACCCACGCCCCGACACGCAGCCGCGTCTCCGCGCTAGGCAGCCGCGGGCCGTGGAGACGATTGGAGAGCCCGCCGAGGAAGTACATGAAACCGATCCCGAGCGCGAGATAGCCGAAGTAGGTCGGTTGTTTATGCAGCGTGCTCTGGACCATGAACGGCCCGACGATATTGAATACGAGCAGGATGCTGTAGCAGATCCCTTGCGCGAGAAAGCAGCTTTGGAAAACAGGGCTCGACAGCACCAGCTTTGCGTTCCGCGCGAGCGTGCGCGGCTCCAAATGCACCGGCGATTGCAGCGTCTCGCGATAACGCCAGAGTACGCCCCACATGACGAGCGAATAGACGAGCAAAAACACGAGACACGCGTGCCAGCCGAACCATGTCTGCAGATGCGCGCCGATCACGGGGGCGACGATCGGTGCGAGCCCCCATGCGATCGACATGTAGGTGAACGCATGCATCAATGCCTGCCCGGCGAACGAATCGGTAATGATCGCCTTGGCAAGCAAGTTCGTCGCGGCGATACCGAAACCCTGCAGGCACCGCGCGAGGATGAACGTTTCGAGGTTCGTCGCGACGAGCGACAGCGCACAGCCGATCGTGTAGGCGATGAGGCCGAAGGCAAGCACGCGCTTGCGTCCATACGCGTCGGAGATCGGGCCGAACATGAGTTGACCGAGCGCATAGGCGGCCATGTAACCGGACACGCTCGATTGGATCGCCTGCGGTGAGATCGCAAAGTAGTGCGCCATCGCGGGCAGCGCCGGTACGTAGATGTCGATCGCCAGTTGCCCCGCGGATGCGAACAGGCAAATCAGGATCAGCAGGAAGCGCGGCGAATTGTGGGGCGGCAAGGGCGTGGCAAAGCGGTTGGGGATATTGGGAGTCATCACGGCGTCGAAAGGGGGCGGCACCGAACGGGTCCTTCGCTCGACGGCCGGCATGAAACTGTCACCCGCTATTGTAGTGAGTG
The sequence above is a segment of the Trinickia acidisoli genome. Coding sequences within it:
- a CDS encoding multidrug effflux MFS transporter, with the translated sequence MTPNIPNRFATPLPPHNSPRFLLILICLFASAGQLAIDIYVPALPAMAHYFAISPQAIQSSVSGYMAAYALGQLMFGPISDAYGRKRVLAFGLIAYTIGCALSLVATNLETFILARCLQGFGIAATNLLAKAIITDSFAGQALMHAFTYMSIAWGLAPIVAPVIGAHLQTWFGWHACLVFLLVYSLVMWGVLWRYRETLQSPVHLEPRTLARNAKLVLSSPVFQSCFLAQGICYSILLVFNIVGPFMVQSTLHKQPTYFGYLALGIGFMYFLGGLSNRLHGPRLPSAETRLRVGAWVMVVASITMLVLASTIGLRVWTLATPVLVMGLCAGTMYPTLMAKGNSLFPHIAGLTSAILGCALLLVSSAMMGLAGFVSVRTLLPLAVFFVILAVTVVVVVTKLLRHLSQLEGEHVARDKANVSAA